In a single window of the Montipora capricornis isolate CH-2021 chromosome 11, ASM3666992v2, whole genome shotgun sequence genome:
- the LOC138024549 gene encoding 52 kDa repressor of the inhibitor of the protein kinase-like isoform X2, which produces MSSRFGNTQKTAVQLLGLVPSITMSCTDANIDAVSEMYSSDLPNPQTLDVEYHRWTRKWQSERSQPDALQPALEACDADIFPNIHCLLHIACTIPVTSADNELANSTLKLVKGYLRTTMTTERLSGSELMNIHHKKPVDYDAVVQEFAEQQPRRMLLADPIFEES; this is translated from the exons ATGTCTTCAAG ATTTGGTAATACTCAGAAGACTGCTGTGCAGTTACTTGGTCTAGTTCCAAGCATCACCATGTCATGCACAGATGCAAACATTGATGCGGTTTCAGAGATGTACAGCTCAGACCTGCCAAACCCTCAAACTCTGGATGTCGAGTACCATCGATGGACGAGAAAGTGGCAGTCAGAGAGAAGCCAACCAGACGCACTTCAACCTGCATTAGAG GCCTGTGATGCAGATATTTTCCCCAACATCCACTGTTTGCTGCATATTGCATGCACTATTCCAGTGACTTCAGCTGACAACGAGCTGGCCAACAGTACCTTAAAGCTGGTCAAAGGCTACCTGCGGACCACCATGACGACAGAAAGGTTGTCTGGCTCGGAGCTCATGAATATTCACCACAAGAAACCTGTGGATTATGATGCTGTTGTCCAGGAATTTGCAGAACAGCAACCCCGGAGAATGTTGCTGGCTGATCCCATTTTTGAGGAATCatga
- the LOC138024549 gene encoding 52 kDa repressor of the inhibitor of the protein kinase-like isoform X1 → MQILISGYILNCSRFGNTQKTAVQLLGLVPSITMSCTDANIDAVSEMYSSDLPNPQTLDVEYHRWTRKWQSERSQPDALQPALEACDADIFPNIHCLLHIACTIPVTSADNELANSTLKLVKGYLRTTMTTERLSGSELMNIHHKKPVDYDAVVQEFAEQQPRRMLLADPIFEES, encoded by the exons atgcaaattctgATCAGTGGTTATATTTTGAATTGTTCTAGATTTGGTAATACTCAGAAGACTGCTGTGCAGTTACTTGGTCTAGTTCCAAGCATCACCATGTCATGCACAGATGCAAACATTGATGCGGTTTCAGAGATGTACAGCTCAGACCTGCCAAACCCTCAAACTCTGGATGTCGAGTACCATCGATGGACGAGAAAGTGGCAGTCAGAGAGAAGCCAACCAGACGCACTTCAACCTGCATTAGAG GCCTGTGATGCAGATATTTTCCCCAACATCCACTGTTTGCTGCATATTGCATGCACTATTCCAGTGACTTCAGCTGACAACGAGCTGGCCAACAGTACCTTAAAGCTGGTCAAAGGCTACCTGCGGACCACCATGACGACAGAAAGGTTGTCTGGCTCGGAGCTCATGAATATTCACCACAAGAAACCTGTGGATTATGATGCTGTTGTCCAGGAATTTGCAGAACAGCAACCCCGGAGAATGTTGCTGGCTGATCCCATTTTTGAGGAATCatga
- the LOC138024549 gene encoding 52 kDa repressor of the inhibitor of the protein kinase-like isoform X3, giving the protein MSCTDANIDAVSEMYSSDLPNPQTLDVEYHRWTRKWQSERSQPDALQPALEACDADIFPNIHCLLHIACTIPVTSADNELANSTLKLVKGYLRTTMTTERLSGSELMNIHHKKPVDYDAVVQEFAEQQPRRMLLADPIFEES; this is encoded by the exons ATGTCATGCACAGATGCAAACATTGATGCGGTTTCAGAGATGTACAGCTCAGACCTGCCAAACCCTCAAACTCTGGATGTCGAGTACCATCGATGGACGAGAAAGTGGCAGTCAGAGAGAAGCCAACCAGACGCACTTCAACCTGCATTAGAG GCCTGTGATGCAGATATTTTCCCCAACATCCACTGTTTGCTGCATATTGCATGCACTATTCCAGTGACTTCAGCTGACAACGAGCTGGCCAACAGTACCTTAAAGCTGGTCAAAGGCTACCTGCGGACCACCATGACGACAGAAAGGTTGTCTGGCTCGGAGCTCATGAATATTCACCACAAGAAACCTGTGGATTATGATGCTGTTGTCCAGGAATTTGCAGAACAGCAACCCCGGAGAATGTTGCTGGCTGATCCCATTTTTGAGGAATCatga